Proteins co-encoded in one Pelobates fuscus isolate aPelFus1 chromosome 5, aPelFus1.pri, whole genome shotgun sequence genomic window:
- the LOC134610355 gene encoding complexin-4-like codes for MAFMLKYMMGNSMKNLGNNLSGETETQEAPDGKETAQSKGMTREEFEEYQRQLVEEKIERDHVFAQKKAERATVRMHMRDKYRLPQSEKDDAQLQMVGGDVDLPEDLAKMVQEDEEEEEEQNSFMSMIPELDIDALKTRAQGTITEVKRVAEEKCNVM; via the exons ATGGCATTCATGCTAAAGTACATGATGGGAAACTCCATGAAGAATTTGGGAAACAACCTTAGTGGGGAAACAGAGACACAAGAGGCTCCGGACGGAAAAGAGACGGCACAATCCAAGGGCATGACAAGAGAAGAGTTTGAAGAGTATCAGAGACAGCTGGTGGAGGAGAA GATTGAGAGAGATCATGTCTTTGCACAAAAGAAGGCAGAGCGGGCAACGGTCAGGATGCATATGAGGGACAAGTACAGACTACCACAG AGTGAGAAGGACGATGCCCAGTTACAGATGGTAGGAGGTGACGTAGATCTTCCAGAAGACCTGGCTAAGATGGTGCAGGAGgatgaggaagaagaagaagagcagAATTCATTCATGTCCATGATACCGGAATTGGACATTGATGCCCTGAAAACACGAGCTCAAGGGACAATCACAGAGGTCAAGAGAGTGGCAGAGGAGAAGTGTAATGTCATGTGA
- the MATK gene encoding megakaryocyte-associated tyrosine-protein kinase isoform X2 — translation MVGLINCNALRERPPIKVDSRLSLMPWFHGAISGEQAIQKLHPREDGLFLVRQSFRHPGDYVLCVYNKGEVIHYRICYQDGKLSIDYSHNFSNLIDLIEFYSTYQGVLCTRLLKPKPKEGIKSAEDELSRAGWLLSFQSLKIGKKIGQGEFGDVLEGEYMGHPVAIKNIKCDVTAQNFLAETTTMTKLQHRNLVNLMGVILHNGLYLVMELMSKGNLVNYLRSRGRSMVSPQQLLRISLDVAQGMEYLEEKRLVHRDLAARNILLSEKEEAKISDFGLSKTTLQPDDLTRLPIKWTAPEALKHNKFSSRSDVWSFGVLLWEVYAYGRSPYPKMSVKDVVEGVQHGYRMEAPENCPPAVYNLMRSCWMDDPGKRPTFKKLREKLENMMKGE, via the exons ATGGTCGGTCTTATTAACTGTAACGCATTACGAGAACGACCACCCATCAAAGTGGATTCCCGACTCAGCTTAATGcc CTGGTTCCATGGAGCCATTTCTGGTGAGCAAGCCATTCAGAAGCTTCACCCAAGAGAGGATGGATTATTCTTGGTACGCCAATCATTCCGACACCCTGGAGACTATGTCCTGTGTGTGTATAACAAAGGCGAGGTCATTCACTACCGGATCTGTTACCAGGATGGGAAACTGAGCATTGACTACAGCCATAACTTCAGCAACCTCATAGACTTGATAGAG TTTTACTCCACTTACCAAGGGGTTCTCTGCACCAGGCTACTGAAACCAAAACCCAAAGAGGGAATAAAATCAGCAGAAGATGAACTTTCTAGAG CTGGTTGGTTGCTCAGTTTTCAGAGTCTAAAAATTGGGAAGAAAATTGGACAGGGGGAATTTGGAG ATGTTCTAGAGGGTGAGTACATGGGTCACCCCGTGGCCATCAAGAATATTAAGTgtgatgtcactgcacagaaTTTCTTGGCCGAAACAACAACAATGAC GAAACTACAGCACAGAAATCTGGTCAATTTGATGGGAGTTATCTTACACAATGGACTGTATTTAGTAATGGAACTGATGAGCAAG GGAAATCTGGTGAACTACCTGCGGTCCCGCGGACGGAGTATGGTCTCGCCCCAGCAACTTCTCCGCATCTCACT AGATGTGGCTCAGGGAATGGAGTATTTGGAAGAAAAGCGTCTCGTACACCGGGATTTGGCTGCTCGTAATATACTTTTGTCTGAAAAAGAAGAGGCAAAAATCAGCGATTTTGGATTGTCCAAGACCACGCTCCAGCCAGATGACCTTACGAGACTTCCTATCAAGTGGACAGCGCCCGAGGCATTGAAGCATAAT AAATTTTCATCCCGTTCAGACGTGTGGAGTTTTGGGGTGTTGCTCTGGGAGGTATATGCCTACGGACGATCACCATACCCCAAAATG TCAGTCAAAGATGTAGTTGAAGGGGTGCAGCATGGTTACCGTATGGAAGCCCCTGAAAATTGCCCGCCCGCGGTGTATAACTTAATGAGAAGCTGTTGGATGGATGATCCAGGAAAACGTCCCACATTCAAGAAATTAAGAGAGAAATTGGAAAACATgatgaagggagagtga
- the MATK gene encoding megakaryocyte-associated tyrosine-protein kinase isoform X1, with protein MSSKGLQPGMQCIAKIDHTKPKPEELSFHKGDLITIVSTCENKGWYRAHHHTSGMVGLINCNALRERPPIKVDSRLSLMPWFHGAISGEQAIQKLHPREDGLFLVRQSFRHPGDYVLCVYNKGEVIHYRICYQDGKLSIDYSHNFSNLIDLIEFYSTYQGVLCTRLLKPKPKEGIKSAEDELSRAGWLLSFQSLKIGKKIGQGEFGDVLEGEYMGHPVAIKNIKCDVTAQNFLAETTTMTKLQHRNLVNLMGVILHNGLYLVMELMSKGNLVNYLRSRGRSMVSPQQLLRISLDVAQGMEYLEEKRLVHRDLAARNILLSEKEEAKISDFGLSKTTLQPDDLTRLPIKWTAPEALKHNKFSSRSDVWSFGVLLWEVYAYGRSPYPKMSVKDVVEGVQHGYRMEAPENCPPAVYNLMRSCWMDDPGKRPTFKKLREKLENMMKGE; from the exons AATAAAGGATGGTACCGAGCCCATCACCATACCAGCGGCATGGTCGGTCTTATTAACTGTAACGCATTACGAGAACGACCACCCATCAAAGTGGATTCCCGACTCAGCTTAATGcc CTGGTTCCATGGAGCCATTTCTGGTGAGCAAGCCATTCAGAAGCTTCACCCAAGAGAGGATGGATTATTCTTGGTACGCCAATCATTCCGACACCCTGGAGACTATGTCCTGTGTGTGTATAACAAAGGCGAGGTCATTCACTACCGGATCTGTTACCAGGATGGGAAACTGAGCATTGACTACAGCCATAACTTCAGCAACCTCATAGACTTGATAGAG TTTTACTCCACTTACCAAGGGGTTCTCTGCACCAGGCTACTGAAACCAAAACCCAAAGAGGGAATAAAATCAGCAGAAGATGAACTTTCTAGAG CTGGTTGGTTGCTCAGTTTTCAGAGTCTAAAAATTGGGAAGAAAATTGGACAGGGGGAATTTGGAG ATGTTCTAGAGGGTGAGTACATGGGTCACCCCGTGGCCATCAAGAATATTAAGTgtgatgtcactgcacagaaTTTCTTGGCCGAAACAACAACAATGAC GAAACTACAGCACAGAAATCTGGTCAATTTGATGGGAGTTATCTTACACAATGGACTGTATTTAGTAATGGAACTGATGAGCAAG GGAAATCTGGTGAACTACCTGCGGTCCCGCGGACGGAGTATGGTCTCGCCCCAGCAACTTCTCCGCATCTCACT AGATGTGGCTCAGGGAATGGAGTATTTGGAAGAAAAGCGTCTCGTACACCGGGATTTGGCTGCTCGTAATATACTTTTGTCTGAAAAAGAAGAGGCAAAAATCAGCGATTTTGGATTGTCCAAGACCACGCTCCAGCCAGATGACCTTACGAGACTTCCTATCAAGTGGACAGCGCCCGAGGCATTGAAGCATAAT AAATTTTCATCCCGTTCAGACGTGTGGAGTTTTGGGGTGTTGCTCTGGGAGGTATATGCCTACGGACGATCACCATACCCCAAAATG TCAGTCAAAGATGTAGTTGAAGGGGTGCAGCATGGTTACCGTATGGAAGCCCCTGAAAATTGCCCGCCCGCGGTGTATAACTTAATGAGAAGCTGTTGGATGGATGATCCAGGAAAACGTCCCACATTCAAGAAATTAAGAGAGAAATTGGAAAACATgatgaagggagagtga